The genomic interval GCATCGCCTTGCGGAACTGGGTCCACTCGGGCTCGGGGAGCTGGCCGTCGAAGCGGAGGAGGAACGCCGAGTACGCCGCGAGCACGATGATGGCGAAGTCGAGCATGACCTCGACGATGCGGCGCTTGTAGTTGAAGTTGACCATCGTGGGGACGACGGCGCGCCCCTCGACCGCGGCTTCGTTCGTCACCGGGGCGTACACCTTCACGCGACCGAGGTACGACGTGACGAAGAGGGTCGCGATGAGGAAGAGGGGCACGATCCCGGCCGAGACGGCCACGGGGGCCTTCCACGCGACCACGCCGATGAGCCCGGCGACGACGGCCATGAGGTAGAGCGTCACCGTGGCGCCGCGCTCGGAGAGGCCGAGGGCGACGAGCCGGTGCGAGGTGTGGTCCCGCCCGCCCTGCGAGATGGGGCGACCGTGGAGCTTCCGGGTGATGGTGACGAGCGTCGTGTCGAGGATCGGGATGGCCAGGATGAGCACCGGCGCCGCGAGCATCGAAAAGAGCCGATTTTGCCCGGTTCCCGCGGGGTGGTAGAGCGCCGCGCCGCCGAGGAAATAGCCGATGAAGAGGCTGCCCGAGTCCCCCATGAAGATGGAGGCCGGGTTGAAGTTGTAGACGAGGAACCCGAGGAGCGCCCCCGCGAACGTGGCGAGCATGACCGCGTCACCGACGTGGCCCGACGCGTAGAAGAAGTACGCCATGAAGAGCGCCGCGATGACCCCGATGCCCGACGAGAGGCCGTCGATGTTGTCGAGGAGGTTCATCGCGTTCGTGACGCCGACGAGCCACACCACCGTGATGGCCTGGTTGATCGGGGCCCAGGGCGTCCACTGGAGGGTCGCCCCGAAGGCGGTGAGCACGATCGCGGCGACGATCTGCGCGACGAGCTTCGCGTAGGGGCGGAGCTGCACGATGTCGTCGACGAAGCCCAAGACGGCCATCGACGAGGCGCCGATGACGAGCAGCGCGCCGCGCGGGATGATGCCCCGCGAGTAGAGCACCACGAAGCACACGATGAAGGAGAGGTAGATGCCGACGCCGCCCATGAGCGCGGTCGGCTTCGAGTGCCAACGGTCGGCCCTCGGCTTCGCCACGAACCCCGTCTTTCGTGCGACCGCACGAACGACGGGGGTCATCACGAGAGACAGGGCGAAGGTGATTCCGAGTGCCGCGAGGACCGTGAGCATGCTTCCCTCTTCGATCGTTCGAGGTTCGTACGTGGCGCGCGCCGCTTCAGCTCCGTGCTTGGTGGAACGCGATCACGTCGGCGAGAATTTTGTTGAGGTCGTACTGCGGCTTCCAGCCGATCGCGTCGCCGACCTTCTCGATGCCCGGGACACGGCGAGTCATGTCCTCGAACCCGACCTCGTAGGCCTGGTCGTACGACATGTGGACGATCTCGCTCTTGCTGCCGGTGAGCTCGCGCACCTTGCGCGCGAGGTCCAAGATGCTGATTTCCTCGGGGTTTCCGAGGTTGTAGACGTTGCCCCAGGTGGTGTCGGTCTGCATGAGGCCGGCGAGCGCGCGGACCACGTCTTTGACGTGCCCGAAGCAGCGGCGCTGCTGCCCGTCGCCGTAGACGGTGATCGGCTTGCCCGCGAGGCCCTGCTGGACGAACGTCGGGACGACCATGCCGTACTGGCCCGTCTGGCGGGGACCGACCGTGTTGAAGAGGCGGCCGACCACCGTCGGGAGGCCCTTCTCGCGGAAGTAGGCGAGCGCCAAGAACTCGTCGATCGCCTTGGAGCACGCGTAGCTCCAGCGGCCCTTGGTGGTGGCGCCCATCACGAGGTCGTCGTCCTCGCGGAAGGGGAACGTGGTGCTCTTGCCGTAGACCTCGCTCGTCGACGCGACGAACGTGGGCTTCTTCTTCTTGGCCGCGAGCTCGAGGATGATCTCGGTTCCGCGGATGTTCGTCTCGATGGTGCGCACCGGGCTCTCGACGATG from Myxococcales bacterium carries:
- a CDS encoding GDP-mannose 4,6-dehydratase is translated as MKFLITGGAGFVGSHLAEELLQQGHKVAIIDDLSTGSIENIQHLKSSSNFSYVIDSVTNVGLSAELVDGADRIYHLAAAVGVKLIVESPVRTIETNIRGTEIILELAAKKKKPTFVASTSEVYGKSTTFPFREDDDLVMGATTKGRWSYACSKAIDEFLALAYFREKGLPTVVGRLFNTVGPRQTGQYGMVVPTFVQQGLAGKPITVYGDGQQRRCFGHVKDVVRALAGLMQTDTTWGNVYNLGNPEEISILDLARKVRELTGSKSEIVHMSYDQAYEVGFEDMTRRVPGIEKVGDAIGWKPQYDLNKILADVIAFHQARS